One segment of Methanobrevibacter wolinii SH DNA contains the following:
- a CDS encoding beta strand repeat-containing protein, with translation MFSKKSILIISILAIFCLCISGISATEINDTNSNLISQSDNSQMNLNNSVYEDSNENVSEDNTNSFDVDNSTFFNYFGQDGFLNNTVVPEGSTVNLHGNFANITTSDGNILDGITFDYKVTVNGINATIYDTTVSLANDGIILNDLSFINSKQDAAIIIGGNNNAVNGVYINQSTKGIDSYGIYIDSVSNINLTNNNILFNGNENKTTTNFPIYINDASNILIENNSIDNNVPSVPLGYDSNYNVICYKGGIAVISSNKTSLKNNKIKTTYNNVSGSYDTLYNIFIKGSNTSLINNTIITTGNSYVYGVNINGIVSYGNDGSFMIYSSSFILDNNTIIVNGNNYANGIYVNGPSNGNITNNYINSTGITVSYPIASAAWSGAANVNYINNTIYGLANSVYGIELMGTNETVISNNITGDGNYTLGIASSGDNNGLIIKDNNIILNGLGLSKPTTGDSISSDNIGIVVYKNSGIIEGNNISSSGYYGINLTSTSNNTVINNNIIANNTVGDYAVYNNGNNTVKDNIPIKNQSNIKIDIDDNGNIILNLTDSNGNPIPEANIKYAINGTEIGTITTDKKGIANITDLEGKLIFTVKYEGDKYFFGSDVSDSFILVKKAPERLATVIVSSDFSQTAVDFYHGERGGYFTVTLKDQNGNVLVNKPVSVGFNGVVYNLVTDDAGVAKLQINLAWSGIYTFAVAFLGDDDYNGSFVVNKITISPKVSSIAVSGVNPVKVNVYRTLTFTLKGVSALDSRKSVNAVGRVLTVVVNGRTYNLKTDKNGRASLRLRFSRAGVYTITTRFVGDGTFAAKSMTSRITVRR, from the coding sequence GTGTTTTCTAAAAAGAGTATTTTAATAATTTCTATTTTAGCTATTTTCTGTTTATGTATATCTGGAATTAGTGCTACAGAGATTAATGATACTAATTCAAATTTAATAAGCCAGTCAGATAACTCTCAGATGAATCTAAATAATTCTGTTTATGAAGATTCAAATGAAAATGTATCAGAGGATAATACTAATTCATTTGATGTAGATAATAGTACATTTTTCAATTACTTTGGACAAGATGGTTTCTTAAATAATACAGTTGTACCAGAAGGTTCTACTGTAAATTTACATGGTAATTTTGCAAATATAACCACTTCAGATGGAAATATTTTAGATGGAATTACATTTGATTATAAAGTTACTGTAAATGGTATTAATGCTACTATTTATGATACTACTGTAAGCTTAGCTAATGATGGTATTATTTTAAATGATTTAAGTTTTATTAATAGTAAACAAGATGCTGCAATTATAATTGGAGGTAATAATAATGCTGTCAATGGTGTTTATATTAATCAATCAACTAAAGGCATTGATTCTTATGGAATTTACATTGATAGTGTTTCTAATATTAACTTAACTAATAATAATATATTATTTAATGGAAATGAGAATAAAACTACTACTAATTTCCCAATATATATTAATGATGCTTCTAATATTTTAATTGAAAATAATTCAATTGATAATAATGTTCCTTCTGTTCCATTAGGATATGATAGTAATTATAATGTAATCTGTTATAAAGGAGGTATTGCTGTTATTAGTTCTAATAAAACTTCCTTAAAAAATAATAAGATAAAAACTACTTATAATAATGTTTCAGGTTCTTATGATACTTTATATAATATATTCATTAAAGGGTCTAATACTAGTCTCATTAATAATACAATTATAACTACTGGTAATAGTTATGTATATGGTGTTAATATTAATGGAATCGTATCTTATGGTAATGATGGTAGTTTTATGATTTATTCTTCTTCTTTTATCCTTGATAATAACACTATTATTGTTAATGGAAATAATTATGCAAATGGTATATATGTAAATGGTCCTTCTAATGGTAATATTACTAATAATTATATTAATTCTACTGGTATTACTGTAAGTTATCCTATTGCTTCAGCAGCATGGAGTGGTGCAGCTAATGTTAATTATATTAATAACACAATATATGGTTTAGCTAATTCTGTTTATGGTATTGAATTAATGGGTACTAATGAAACTGTTATATCTAATAATATTACTGGTGATGGTAACTATACTTTAGGTATTGCTTCTAGTGGTGATAATAATGGTTTAATTATTAAAGATAATAATATCATTCTTAATGGTTTAGGTCTTTCTAAACCTACTACTGGTGACTCAATTTCATCTGATAATATAGGTATTGTTGTATATAAAAACAGTGGAATTATTGAAGGTAATAATATTAGTTCTTCTGGTTATTATGGAATAAACCTTACATCAACTTCTAATAATACTGTAATTAATAATAATATTATTGCAAATAATACTGTTGGTGATTATGCAGTTTATAATAATGGAAATAATACTGTTAAAGATAATATACCTATAAAAAATCAATCTAATATTAAAATTGATATTGATGATAATGGAAATATAATTCTTAATTTAACAGATTCTAATGGAAATCCTATACCTGAAGCAAATATTAAATATGCTATAAATGGTACTGAAATAGGTACTATTACTACAGATAAAAAAGGTATTGCTAATATCACAGATTTAGAAGGTAAATTGATTTTTACTGTTAAATATGAAGGAGATAAATATTTCTTTGGATCTGATGTATCTGATAGTTTTATATTAGTTAAAAAAGCTCCTGAAAGATTAGCTACTGTTATTGTTTCTAGTGATTTTAGTCAGACTGCTGTTGATTTTTATCATGGTGAGCGTGGTGGATACTTTACTGTCACTCTTAAAGATCAAAATGGTAATGTTTTAGTTAATAAGCCTGTTAGTGTTGGTTTTAATGGTGTTGTTTATAATCTTGTAACTGATGATGCTGGTGTTGCAAAACTTCAGATTAATCTTGCTTGGAGTGGTATTTATACTTTTGCTGTTGCTTTTTTAGGTGATGATGATTATAATGGTAGTTTTGTTGTTAATAAGATTACTATTAGTCCTAAAGTTTCTAGTATTGCTGTTAGTGGTGTTAATCCTGTTAAGGTTAATGTTTATAGGACTTTGACTTTTACTCTTAAAGGTGTTTCTGCTTTAGATAGTAGAAAGTCTGTTAATGCTGTTGGTAGGGTTTTAACTGTTGTTGTTAATGGTAGGACTTATAATTTGAAAACAGATAAGAATGGTAGAGCAAGTCTTAGGTTAAGGTTTAGTCGTGCTGGTGTTTATACTATTACTACTCGTTTTGTTGGTGATGGTACTTTTGCTGCTAAATCTATGACTAGTAGGATTACTGTAAGAAGATAG